The window GGTCCCGGACGCGGCGCCCGTCGGCCCGCCGGCCGGTGGCGCGCCCACCCCGATCGCGACCGATCCGGCGATCGTCACCGGGCTGATCGAACGCAGCCGGGCGTCCGTCGCCGCTCTGGAGCGCGACATCCGGACGAAGACCGGACCGGCGCTGTTCGACTTCCTGCTGGAGGCCTTCGAGGAGCACAAGCGGGTGCTCAGCGACCCGCTGAGCCTCCAGGCGATCATGGCGGGGATGGAGGCCACCTGGTGGCTCAACGACAAGCTGCGGGAGTGGCTGGGCGAGAAGAACGCGGCCGACACCCTGACGCTGTCCGCCCCCGACAACGTCACGTCGGAGATGGGGCTGGCGCTGCTCGACGTCGCGGACGTGATCCGCCCGCACCCGGAGGTGGTGGCGTTCCTGCGGGGCGTCGGGGACGAGGACTTCCTGGACGACCTGGCGAAGCTCGCGGGCGGGACCGAGGCGCGGGACGCCATCGAGGCCTACCTCGACCGGTACGGCATGCGCTGCGTCGGCGAGATCGACATCACCAGGCCGCGGTGGCGCGAGCGCCCCGACACGCTGGTGCCCGTGATCCTCGACCACGTCCGGAACTTCGAACCGGGCGCCGCCGCACGCCGCTTCGAGCAGGGGCGGCGGAAGGCCGAGCAGAAGGAACAGGACGTGCTCACCCGCCTGCGGGCCCTGCCGGAGGGGGACCTCAAGGCCGCCGAGACCAAGGCGATGATCGACCGGGTCCGCACCTTCATCGGGTACCGGGAGTACCCCAAGTACGGCATCATCAGCCGCTACGCCGTCTACAAGCAGGCCCTGCTCCGGGAGGCCGAACGCCTGGTGGAGGCCGGTGTGCTGACCGAGCGGGAGGACGCCTTCCACCTCACGTTCCAGGAACTCCACACCGTCGTGCGAACGCACCGGGTGGACGCCGGGCTCCTCCGGCGGCGCGAGGACGCGTTCCGCTCGTACCACGCGCTCACGCCGCCCCGGGTGCTCACCTCGGACGGTGAGGCCCTCACCGGGTCGTACCGGCGCGACGACGTGCCGGCCGGGGCCCTGGTCGGCGTACCGGTGTCCGCCGGGACGGTCGAGGGAAGGGCCCGTGTCGTCCTCGACATGGCGAAGGCCGATCTCGAAGCGGGCGACATCCTGGTCACGGCCTTCACGGACCCCAGCTGGTCGCCGGTGTTCGTCGGCATCGCGGGGCTGGTGACGGAGGTGGGCGGCCTGATGACCCACGGCGCGGTCATCGCCCGGGAGTACGGCCTGCCGGCCGTCGTCGGCGTCGAGCGGGCCACCCGGCTGATCCGGGACGGGCAGCGGATCCGCGTGCACGGGACCGACGGGTTCGTCGAGATCCTGTCCTGACCGACGCCCCGGCCCGGCCGGGGCGGGGCGGGGCGGGGCGGGCCGGGGCGTTGGGCCCTGCCGTCGTGGTGCCCGGCGCTAACCCCGGCTCGGGGCGGTGGTCGGCGGAGCGTCCAGGACGGTGAAGCGCAGACCGGCCGCGGTCAGGCGGTCGATCAGCGCGCTGCCCATCGCCACCGCCGGGGTGACCTGACCGGCGGTGGGCGGCAGTTCGTCGTAGGCGAGGCTGAGCGCCGACTCGGCGAGCATCTTGGCGGTCTCGGTGTAGCCCGGGTCGCCCCCGGACACCTCGGTGAAGACCCGGTGCCCGGGGCCGGTCTCGCCGACGAAGCGGACGGTGAACCAGGAGGCCGCGCGCTGCTCGGCACCGGGCCCGGCGCCGGGCTTGCGCAGGCCGGTCAGCGCCCTTCGCAGCGGTGGCAGTTGGGCGGCGAGCGCCAGCAGGGCGAGTCCGGCGCCGCCGGCCAGCAGCACCGGGAGCCGCCGGACCGCCGCGTAGTGGCCGTAGCGGAAGACCGGGCCGTAGTCCGGCCGTGCGGCGGCCGAGCGGGCGACCACCAGCGGATCGATGGTGGGCATCGGCACCGCCCAGGCGCGGGCCTCGGCCGACCGCCGGACCGGGCCGGCCTTGGCGCTGATCCTGCGGCCGGCCGGATGGGGGTCGGCGGCGCGGCGCTCCCGCGCGGCCCGGGCGGCCGCGCGGGGACGGGACATCACGGTCAGCGCGGAGGCGAAGGTGCCGCCGGAGAACGTCCCGCCGGCCCGGACGAAGCCCCGTACCGAGACCGCGGCGCCGTCGGGCAGGGCGCCGAGTTCGCGCATCCGCTCCAGGGTGAAGAGCACTCCCAGGTCGTGCGGCACCGAGTCGAAGCCGCAGGAGTGCACCAGCCGGGCACCGGTCTCGACGGCCCGGCGGTGGTGCAGCAGGTACATCCGGTCGACGAACTCGGGTTCGCCGGTCAGGTCGACGTAGTCGGTGCCGGCGTCCGCGCAGGCGGCCACCAGCGGCTCCCCGTGACTGAGGTAGGGGCCGACGGTGGAGACCACCACCCGGGCCGCGGCCGCCACCTCCCGCAGCGAGCCGGGGTCGGTGGAGTCCGCGATGAGCAGCGGGAGGTCGGCGCAGCCCGGCTCCAGGGTGGCGAGGTGCGCGCGCAGCGCCTCCAGCTTGCCCCGGGTGCGGCCGGCCAGCGCCCAGCGGCAGCCGGCCGGCGCGTTCCGGGCCAGGTACTCGGCCGTCAGTGCGCCGGTGAAGCCGGTGGCACCGAACAGGACCAGGTCGTACGGGCGTTCGGCGTCCATGAGCGTTCCCTACCGGGCGGTAATGACGGAGCGCCTCACGCTAGGGACCGGGGCACGACGGTGTCAACCGTCCACGCCGGGGCCCGGCGCCGCCGGCAGCGGCGGGGCAGGCCGCCCCGGGGCGATCTGGCGGAGCGTCAGCAGACCGATGTAATGTCACACTTCATGACATGCACCCGCTATCTCCTGGCCGCGAGCCTCGTCGGCGCGCTCGCCCTCCCCCTGTTCCCGACCAGCGCGGCGGCCCAGGCCCAGCCCGCCTGTCGCACCGCCACCGCGCCCCCGGTCGACGCCGAACAGGCACGGCTGGCGGATCCGAGGGCGGCCGCCTTCACCGAGCGGGCCGGGCTCGGTGACTTCGTCGGGAGGTTCCCCGCCGCCCTGTGCTCCGCGCGGAACGCCGCCGAGGCCCGGGAGCTCGTGGACGCCTG of the Kitasatospora sp. NBC_01246 genome contains:
- the rph gene encoding rifamycin-inactivating phosphotransferase, with translation MSEQYVRDLHELDESQSAVVGGKGAHLGALSRIEGVHVPDGFCVTTDAFRRIMAEAPSIDGLLDRLSRLDPDDREGVRTLSARIRRAVEEIALPHDLAAEITGALGRFGERAAYAVRSSATAEDLPTASFAGQQDTYLNVVGPAAILRHVSLCWASLFTERAVVYRRRNGIDDRTVRMAVVVQRMVLPEAAGILFTADPVTGDRTVATVDAGFGLGEALVSGLVNPDVFKVRGDEIVVRTIAAKQRALYALPGGGTREVAVEPRRREQPALTDAQVLRLVRLGRRIEAHFGTPQDIEWCLVDDGFRIVQSRPVTTLFPVPERGDRENHVYVSVGHGQMMTDPMKPLGYSMWQLTAMVAMHEAGGRLFVDVTPRLASPTGRVALLDLIGRGDPLVRDALETVLDRGDFVPTVPDAAPVGPPAGGAPTPIATDPAIVTGLIERSRASVAALERDIRTKTGPALFDFLLEAFEEHKRVLSDPLSLQAIMAGMEATWWLNDKLREWLGEKNAADTLTLSAPDNVTSEMGLALLDVADVIRPHPEVVAFLRGVGDEDFLDDLAKLAGGTEARDAIEAYLDRYGMRCVGEIDITRPRWRERPDTLVPVILDHVRNFEPGAAARRFEQGRRKAEQKEQDVLTRLRALPEGDLKAAETKAMIDRVRTFIGYREYPKYGIISRYAVYKQALLREAERLVEAGVLTEREDAFHLTFQELHTVVRTHRVDAGLLRRREDAFRSYHALTPPRVLTSDGEALTGSYRRDDVPAGALVGVPVSAGTVEGRARVVLDMAKADLEAGDILVTAFTDPSWSPVFVGIAGLVTEVGGLMTHGAVIAREYGLPAVVGVERATRLIRDGQRIRVHGTDGFVEILS
- a CDS encoding saccharopine dehydrogenase family protein; protein product: MDAERPYDLVLFGATGFTGALTAEYLARNAPAGCRWALAGRTRGKLEALRAHLATLEPGCADLPLLIADSTDPGSLREVAAAARVVVSTVGPYLSHGEPLVAACADAGTDYVDLTGEPEFVDRMYLLHHRRAVETGARLVHSCGFDSVPHDLGVLFTLERMRELGALPDGAAVSVRGFVRAGGTFSGGTFASALTVMSRPRAAARAARERRAADPHPAGRRISAKAGPVRRSAEARAWAVPMPTIDPLVVARSAAARPDYGPVFRYGHYAAVRRLPVLLAGGAGLALLALAAQLPPLRRALTGLRKPGAGPGAEQRAASWFTVRFVGETGPGHRVFTEVSGGDPGYTETAKMLAESALSLAYDELPPTAGQVTPAVAMGSALIDRLTAAGLRFTVLDAPPTTAPSRG